DNA from Nitriliruptor alkaliphilus DSM 45188:
CAACGAGAACCTCCTCGCCAACGCCAACGAGCTGCTGTGCCCGATCGGCGAGGGCCTGCTCGGCGATGACGCCATCGAGAGCTGCGACGCCGACGAGCCGATCCTGCAGCTCGAGAACCCCCTCGAGATCGACATCCCGCTCATCGACCTCGATCTCATCCAGGCGACAGCGGAGGTCACCCAGGACGGTGACTCCGTCACCGCGACCGCGACGTCGTCGGTCGCGGGTCTCAACACCATCGGTGTCGTGTGCGCCGACCAGGTCCACACCTCGACCGCCACGTCGGACGGCACGACCGCGTCCCGTGACGCGAACGTCACCTCGCTCGATGGCTCGACGTGCAACACCGACCAGACGCTCTTCCGGCTGCTGCTCGGTGACGGGCCGCTCGGCGACGTCGGCCTGTTCGACGCCATCCTCCAAGACGACGCGCTCGACGGCAGCCTCGAGCCGCTGTTCGAGGGCCTCAACGAGCTGCTCGACGCGCTGTCGACCGCGGCGTTGACCGGCGGCACCGCCAACCTCGGCCCGATCGAGGGCGCCGGCACCACCGCGAGCACCAGCCCGTTCGTGGTGGCCCAGACCATCCCGTTCGACGCGATCGAGCCGCTCGAGCCGCTCGGCGAGATCCGGATCGTCGTCGCCGGCGGCCACACCGCCGTCGGCGTCAACGCCGTGCCCGCCGGTGTCGAGCCGCCGGCTGCGCCGGAGCAGCCGGAGCAGCCGGCGCAGCCGGTGACCCCGGCCGGCCCCGGCGACCCGGCGACGCCGACCAACCTGCCCCGCACGGGCGCAGGCGCGGGCGCCCTGCTCGGCCTCGCTGCCCTCGGTGCCGCCGCCGCGCTGCGCCGTCGGAGCGCCTGAGTCGCACCTCGCAACGTGAGAGGGGCGGGCCTTTCGGGCCCGCCCCTCTCACGTGTCCTGGGCCACCGATCCAGGGTCGTCCTCGGTCGCTGAGCGACCTGCGGACTCCCGGCCGTGCGTGCTCCTCGATCCCTCGAGGGATCTCGTCCGCGCCGCCGGCTGCTCAGAGGAACACCGAACGACGTCCCATGAGGTTGCGGTAGAGCATCTGTTGGATGGTGTCGCGCACCCGGTCGGTGAGGTCGAAGACCGCCATCGGATCGTCCGCCGCACCGGGTCCGTACTCGGTGGTGTCGATGGGCTCGCCGTACTCGAGGATCCACTTGCTCGGCAGCGGCAGCAGCGCGATCGGGCCGAGCACGGGGAGGGCGAACATCTGCGGCACGATGGGGAAGTACGGCAGGCCGAGGAGGCGCGCCACGACCCGCAGGTCGTAGAGCATCGGGTAGATCTCCTCGGATCCGATGATCGCCGTCGGCACGATGGGGACCTGGGCACGCAGCGCCGTGGCCACGAACCCGCCGCGCCCGAACCGCTGCAGCTTGTAGCGGTCCTTCCACGGCTTGCCGATGCCCTTGAACCCCTCGGGCCACACGGCGACGAGCTCACCGCCCGCGAGCAGCCGGTCGGCATCGTCCCCGGAGGCGAGGGTGGCGCCCGTCTTGCGGCTCAGCGGTCCGACGAACGGGGTCTTGAACACCAGGTCGGCGGCGAGCTCGCGTGCGTGGCGGCCCGTGTGCTCGAGGATGTCGAGTCGGGTGATCATCGCGTCGACCGGCAGGGTGCCGGCGTGGTTGGCCACCACCAGACCCCCACCCTCGGGGGGCAGGTGCTCCACGCCGTGCGAGCTGACGCGCCAGTAGTGACGGTGCAGCGGACGGAGCAGCGGCATCAGGACCGACTCCGTCAGATCGACGTCGAACCCGTACTCGTCGACGTCGTAGTCCCCGGTGAGCCGGCGACGCAGGAACGCAGCGGCCTCGCGCACGTGGTCGAGGAAGCGCTCCCCCGACACGTCACGCAGGGCCTCGAGCGCGTCGACCGCCGGCGCCCAGCCGCGGCGGGCCACCTCCGCGTCGACACGCGCCCGGGCCGCATCCCCCTCGGGGTCGGGACCCGAGGTGGGCGGGGACGGGGGGCGACGGGTCGGTCCGGCCTCGATGGCGTGGACGCGACAGCGGCCGTCCTCGACCGCGTAGTTGCGGCAGGCGCGCCCGTCGGCGGTCAGCGCCGCGCAGCGGGCACGACCGTCCGGTGCGCTGCGCCGGGCAGCACGTTCCTCGTCGATGGAGATGATCTCGGCCTCGCGGGCCGTCGCGTCGTCGGCCACGGCCGTCACCGCCTCTCGCGCTGGGTGGCCAGGAAGCGCTCCTGGCCCTTGCGCTGGATGAAGTCGTAGAGCTCACGCTCCCAGCGGATGACCTCGTCACGGTCGATCAGACCCGTGATCCGCCGCCGGCGGAGGTAGTCCTCGAACGCCTCGCGGGTGGTCCACCGTGGCGCGTACCCGAAGTCCTTGCGCAATCGGGCGGTGTCCACGCACCGGCCGTAGCGCAGGAAGCTCAGCTGGTCCGAGGCGAAATCCGCCCGTCGCTGCCGTCGGAACGCCCCGGCGACCGCCGACACCAGGGGCCCGGGGATGGGAGCCGTGGGGCGGCCCGCCAGGCGGGCGCACTGCGAGAGGTACAGGACCCCGTCGCCGGCGACGTTGAAGGTCCCGGAGGGTGCGCCGGTGACGGCCCGGACGAGGATCTCGACGCCGTCCTCCTCGTGCACGAACTGCAGCCGTGGGTCGAACCCGAGCACGGTCGGCACGACCGGGAAGCTGAACAACGCGTCGAAGGCACCCTGGACCTGGCCACCGAGGAAGTTGGCGAAGCGCAGGACGGTCAGATCGACGTCCGTCCGGCGACGGGCGAACGCTCGGGCGTAGCCCTCGATCTCGGTGGCGTCCTTGGCGAAGCCGTGCGCCGGCGTGCGACGCGGCTGCACGTCCTCGGAGAACAGCGCTGGATCGTCGTGTGCGGTGCCGTACACGGCGGTCGTGGACTTGAGCACGAAACGATCGAGGTGCGGGGCTTTCTGGCAGGCGGCGAGCAGCTGCATCGCCCCGATGACGTTGAGCTCCTTCATCCGTGCCCGGCCGCCGGCCGCCGAGGGGGTCGCGGTGGTGGCCATGTGGAGGACGGTGTCGACCTCGGAGGCGGTGATGACGCGGGCGACGAGCGGGTTCCTGATGTCGGCCCGGACGAACTCGGTGCGGCGCAGGTCGTGGGTGGGTTCACGGACGTCGACGCCGATGACCTCGAGGATGTCGTCGCGCGCCTCGAGGGCCCGCGCCACCGCGCCGGCGAGCTGGCCGGCGATGCCGGTGATCAGAACGCGGCGACCCTCAGGCACGTCAGCGCCTTCCTCGGGGGGTGGGCGGGACCTGGTGCGACGA
Protein-coding regions in this window:
- a CDS encoding lysophospholipid acyltransferase family protein, whose protein sequence is MADDATAREAEIISIDEERAARRSAPDGRARCAALTADGRACRNYAVEDGRCRVHAIEAGPTRRPPSPPTSGPDPEGDAARARVDAEVARRGWAPAVDALEALRDVSGERFLDHVREAAAFLRRRLTGDYDVDEYGFDVDLTESVLMPLLRPLHRHYWRVSSHGVEHLPPEGGGLVVANHAGTLPVDAMITRLDILEHTGRHARELAADLVFKTPFVGPLSRKTGATLASGDDADRLLAGGELVAVWPEGFKGIGKPWKDRYKLQRFGRGGFVATALRAQVPIVPTAIIGSEEIYPMLYDLRVVARLLGLPYFPIVPQMFALPVLGPIALLPLPSKWILEYGEPIDTTEYGPGAADDPMAVFDLTDRVRDTIQQMLYRNLMGRRSVFL
- a CDS encoding NAD-dependent epimerase/dehydratase family protein, with translation MPEGRRVLITGIAGQLAGAVARALEARDDILEVIGVDVREPTHDLRRTEFVRADIRNPLVARVITASEVDTVLHMATTATPSAAGGRARMKELNVIGAMQLLAACQKAPHLDRFVLKSTTAVYGTAHDDPALFSEDVQPRRTPAHGFAKDATEIEGYARAFARRRTDVDLTVLRFANFLGGQVQGAFDALFSFPVVPTVLGFDPRLQFVHEEDGVEILVRAVTGAPSGTFNVAGDGVLYLSQCARLAGRPTAPIPGPLVSAVAGAFRRQRRADFASDQLSFLRYGRCVDTARLRKDFGYAPRWTTREAFEDYLRRRRITGLIDRDEVIRWERELYDFIQRKGQERFLATQRERR